From one Musa acuminata AAA Group cultivar baxijiao chromosome BXJ2-6, Cavendish_Baxijiao_AAA, whole genome shotgun sequence genomic stretch:
- the LOC103990269 gene encoding uncharacterized protein LOC103990269 — protein MRKLWPNLDREDGLDTVLEVPIPEETFLSDASSRSNKTLCANIKAWMRSHVDRSPPSPIGRGAELQLMLGVIGAPLVPVPVQAYRSTLVRGMEKDPIEVSMAKYIVQQYIAASGGEQALNAINSMYAVGKVRMTALEFPKGHGGGGDTASNNRKVRKGGGFDGAGEIGGFVLWQKKPHLWCLELMVSGCKISAGSDGKVAWRQTPWHQSHASRGPPLPLRRSLQGLDPMCTANLFARSVCLGEKRVNGEDCFVLRLDAEAATLRARSSSTVEIIQHTVWGYFSQRTGLLLQLVDSRLLRIKYSASKGSVYWESTMESHIEDYRPIDGVNIAHAGRTKVSLFRFGETSDGHTRTRMEETWNVEEVDFNIWGLSTDCFLPPADLKAGEESADVGDGPVATAPPPSSVQPAATRIGPSQVAAVDVDESDSTSTEEEDEEEERQ, from the exons ATGAGGAAGCTGTGGCCGAACCTGGACCGAGAAGATGGACTGGACACCGTCCTCGAGGTGCCCATCCCCGAGGAGACGTTCCTTTCCGACGCCAGCTCCAGGAGCAACAAGACACTCTGCGCCAACATAAAGGCGTGGATGCGATCGCACGTCGACCGGTCGCCGCCATCGCCCATTGGCCGCGGGGCCGAGCTCCAGCTCATGCTCGGTGTCATCGGGGCGCCTCTCGTCCCGGTTCCCGTCCAAGCGTACAGATCCACACTCGTCCGCGGCATGGAGAAGGATCCTATT GAAGTCTCCATGGCCAAATACATCGTACAGCAGTACATCGCGGCGTCGGGAGGGGAGCAAGCGTTGAACGCGATAAACAGCATGTACGCCGTGGGGAAGGTCCGCATGACGGCGTTGGAGTTTCCCAAGGgccacggcggcggcggcgacacgGCCAGCAACAATAGGAAGGTAAGAAAGGGCGGTGGCTTCGACGGCGCCGGGGAGATTGGGGGTTTTGTGCTGTGGCAGAAGAAGCCGCATCTTTGGTGCTTGGAGTTGATGGTGTCCGGGTGCAAGATCAGCGCCGGGAGCGACGGCAAGGTGGCGTGGAGACAAACCCCATGGCACCAGTCCCACGCCTCCCGTGGCCCGCCTCTCCCCCTTCGCCGTTCTCTTCAG GGTCTCGACCCGATGTGCACGGCCAACTTATTCGCTCGCTCGGTGTGCCTCGGGGAGAAGAGGGTCAACGGGGAGGACTGCTTCGTGCTAAGGCTGGACGCAGAGGCGGCCACCTTGCGAGCCCGCAGCAGCAGCACCGTAGAGATCATCCAGCACACCGTGTGGGGCTACTTCAGCCAGCGCACGGGACTGCTCCTCCAGCTCGTGGACTCCCGCCTCCTTCGGATCAAGTACTCGGCGAGCAAGGGGAGCGTGTACTGGGAGTCCACCATGGAGTCGCACATCGAGGACTACCGGCCCATCGACGGTGTCAACATCGCACACGCCGGGAGGACCAAAGTGTCTCTGTTCCGGTTCGGGGAGACCAGCGACGGACACACGCGGACGCGGATGGAGGAGACGTGGAACGTGGAGGAGGTGGACTTCAACATATGGGGGCTCTCCACGGACTGCTTCCTGCCCCCGGCGGACCTCAAGGCGGGCGAGGAAAGTGCTGACGTTGGCGACGGCCCGGTGGCAACTGCGCCTCCACCTTCCAGTGTGCAACCGGCGGCCACTAGGATCGGGCCTTCGCAGGTTGCTGCAGTTGACGTAGACGAATCGGACTCCACGTCGactgaagaagaagacgaagaagaagagaggcaataa
- the LOC103990185 gene encoding uncharacterized protein LOC103990185: MAKEFDDGGLWLPSDFLCDEFVLSGGGGKDGGGDFAAACFTGEFSFGFGSNLDSPVESVTETEESDEEEDHIAGLTQQMARYFLQDEDKDASGGAADDAKAMARSPQSTLCAWSTASNKGSSNGPSLVSSPPSTSPMKKQNKDPADLLYEAAGQVIRMRSNDLGRRESLYDRGILGAPIKPTLAASVASENASFGYHATGAVTPVLTHQQLQATQFHHPRQQQTMKQPLSVAWGTQSKARGGGRPLDLSPSAWPPLRKPPPQQQQPPLPGSGMRAVFLHNAGSRKESAGTGVFLPRTVGKKLEPRKKTGCSTVLVPDRVVQALNLNLKEFAAQPRFPGGFVLTHDALVGRSSAGLSHQRRKHNLTASPTPDAAVATAATHDIGLPQEWTY; this comes from the exons ATGGCCAAAGAGTTTGATGATGGAGGGCTTTGGCTGCCTTCTGATTTCCTCTGCGACGAGTTCGTTCTCAGTGGAGGAGGAGGCAAGGACGGTGGGGGCGACTTTGCCGCGGCTTGCTTTACGGGCGAGTTCTCTTTTGGGTTTGGCTCAAATCTGGACTCTCCTGTGGAGTCGGTGACAGAGACGGAAGAGAGCGACGAGGAAGAGGACCACATCGCCGGGCTCACGCAGCAGATGGCTCGTTACTTCCTCCAAGACGAGGACAAGGATGCCTCCGGTGGTGCAGCGGACGACGCAAAG GCCATGGCACGCTCGCCCCAGTCAACGCTGTGCGCGTGGTCCACCGCCTCCAACAAGGGGAGCTCGAACGGCCCGTCGCTCGTCTCTTCGCCGCCATCCACGTCTCCGATGAAGAAGCAAAACAAGGATCCCGCTGACCTGCTCTACGAAGCCGCGGGGCAGGTGATTCGGATGCGGAGCAACGATCTTGGCCGTCGCGAGAGTCTCTACGACCGCGGGATTCTTGGCGCGCCGATTAAACCCACCCTGGCGGCGTCGGTGGCTTCAGAGAACGCGAGCTTTGGCTACCATGCGACCGGTGCCGTCACTCCCGTTCTCACGCATCAGCAACTGCAGGCAACACAA TTTCACCATCCGAGGCAGCAGCAAACGATGAAGCAGCCGCTGTCGGTGGCCTGGGGAACGCAGAGCAAAGCCAGAGGCGGTGGCCGGCCCTTGGATCTATCGCCCTCCGCGTGGCCACCTCTCCGAAAACCGCCACCGCAGCAGCAGCAACCACCGCTTCCAGGGTCCGGGATGCGGGCCGTGTTCCTCCACAACGCCGGCTCGCGGAAGGAGTCCGCCGGGACCGGCGTCTTCCTGCCGCGGACGGTTGGCAAGAAGCTCGAGCCAAGGAAAAAGACCG GCTGTTCAACCGTGCTGGTTCCCGATAGGGTGGTTCAAgctctgaacctgaacctgaaggaGTTCGCAGCACAGCCACGCTTCCCCGGTGGCTTTGTTCTGACTCATG ATGCCCTTGTTGGGCGAAGCAGTGCGGGGCTATCACATCAGAGAAGGAAACACAACCTAACTGCCTCGCCGACGCCTgatgcagcagtggcgacggcagCAACCCATGATATCGGCCTCCCTCAGGAATGGACCTACTGA